From the Nocardiopsis changdeensis genome, one window contains:
- a CDS encoding DUF1707 domain-containing protein — MSDPVPSTRTSDADRDRVAQLLQEHFAQGRLDHEEFTERLGRAYKARTVDELEVVTQDLPERDLAEVRGAAPRREEGAAPPVLTLRDPALMVPWMLYAGVNVLCFVIWFILYLTTDYDYPWFLWVLGPWGIVMSVVTVGVLASGRGRRDEIGE, encoded by the coding sequence GTGTCCGACCCGGTTCCGTCGACCCGTACGTCCGATGCCGACCGCGACCGCGTCGCGCAGCTCCTCCAGGAGCACTTCGCGCAGGGGCGGCTGGACCACGAGGAGTTCACCGAGCGCCTGGGCCGCGCCTACAAGGCGCGGACCGTGGACGAGCTCGAGGTGGTCACCCAGGACCTGCCCGAACGCGACCTCGCGGAGGTCCGCGGCGCCGCGCCGCGCCGGGAGGAGGGGGCGGCCCCTCCGGTCCTGACCCTGCGCGACCCGGCGCTGATGGTGCCCTGGATGCTCTACGCCGGGGTCAACGTCCTGTGCTTCGTGATCTGGTTCATCCTCTACCTCACCACGGACTACGACTATCCGTGGTTCCTGTGGGTCCTGGGGCCCTGGGGGATCGTGATGTCCGTCGTCACCGTCGGCGTCCTGGCCAGCGGCCGCGGCCGCCGGGACGAGATCGGGGAGTAG
- the map gene encoding type I methionyl aminopeptidase, with translation MFGKANGVQIKTPEQIALMREAGRVVARALDTLRAAVRPGVSTLELDALAEKVIRDAGATPSFKGYHGFPGSICASVNEEVVHGIPGADRVLAEGDIISIDCGAVLEGWHGDSAITVAVGEARPEDLRMMEVCEESMWRGIAELRPGKRLGDIGHAIDHYISANGGYGNVREYGGHGIGTEMHMEPHVLNHGRRGKGLKLVEGMCLAIEPMTTLGRHDVLQLDDGWTVVTRDGRRAAHFEHSVAITADGPLVLTARESDRDKISRMGFVQPAW, from the coding sequence ATGTTCGGCAAGGCGAACGGCGTGCAGATCAAGACGCCGGAGCAGATCGCCCTGATGAGGGAGGCGGGCCGGGTCGTGGCCCGCGCCCTGGACACACTCCGGGCCGCGGTGCGGCCCGGGGTGTCCACCCTCGAACTGGACGCGCTGGCGGAGAAGGTCATCCGCGACGCCGGCGCGACCCCCTCGTTCAAGGGCTACCACGGGTTCCCCGGCTCCATCTGCGCGTCCGTCAACGAGGAGGTCGTCCACGGCATCCCCGGCGCCGACCGGGTGCTGGCCGAGGGCGACATCATCTCCATCGACTGCGGGGCCGTCCTGGAGGGCTGGCACGGCGACTCGGCGATCACCGTCGCGGTCGGCGAGGCCCGCCCCGAGGACCTGCGGATGATGGAGGTCTGCGAGGAGTCGATGTGGCGGGGCATCGCCGAGCTGCGGCCCGGCAAGCGCCTGGGCGACATCGGCCACGCGATCGACCACTACATCTCCGCCAACGGCGGCTACGGCAACGTCCGCGAGTACGGCGGCCACGGCATCGGCACCGAGATGCACATGGAGCCGCACGTCCTCAACCACGGGCGCCGGGGCAAGGGCCTCAAGCTCGTCGAGGGCATGTGCCTGGCCATCGAGCCGATGACCACCCTGGGCCGCCACGACGTCCTCCAGCTGGACGACGGCTGGACCGTGGTGACCCGGGACGGCAGACGCGCCGCGCACTTCGAGCACTCGGTCGCGATCACCGCGGACGGCCCGCTCGTGCTCACCGCCCGCGAGTCGGACCGGGATAAGATCTCTCGAATGGGATTCGTCCAGCCCGCCTGGTAG
- a CDS encoding adenylate kinase, translating to MRAVLVGPPGAGKGTQAQILAAELSIPKVSTGDIFRANVSGGTELGKKAKEYMDRGDLVPDEVTNAMVKDRLARDDAAGGFLLDGFPRNVPQAETLKGMLRDLDTRLDVVLELRVDEDEVVRRLSGRRSCPQCGRVYHVEYDAPKTEGRCDDDGAELYQREDDREETIRHRLKVYREQTAPLVEYYEKEGLLATIAATGPVAEVTGRAMAAIEGKAGAGS from the coding sequence ATGCGTGCTGTATTGGTGGGGCCGCCTGGGGCCGGCAAAGGCACCCAGGCCCAGATCCTCGCGGCCGAGCTGTCGATCCCGAAGGTGTCCACAGGCGACATCTTCCGGGCCAACGTCAGCGGTGGCACGGAACTCGGTAAGAAGGCCAAGGAGTACATGGACCGGGGTGACCTCGTCCCCGACGAGGTCACCAACGCCATGGTCAAGGACCGGCTCGCCCGGGACGACGCGGCCGGGGGCTTCCTGCTCGACGGGTTCCCCCGCAACGTCCCCCAGGCGGAGACGCTCAAGGGCATGCTCCGCGACCTCGACACCCGGCTCGACGTCGTCCTGGAACTGAGGGTCGACGAGGACGAGGTCGTGCGCCGGCTCTCGGGCCGCCGCTCGTGTCCGCAGTGCGGCCGGGTCTACCACGTCGAGTACGACGCCCCCAAGACCGAGGGGCGCTGTGACGACGACGGTGCCGAGCTGTACCAGCGCGAGGACGACCGCGAGGAGACCATCCGCCACCGGCTGAAGGTCTACCGCGAGCAGACCGCCCCGCTCGTGGAGTACTACGAGAAGGAGGGCCTGCTGGCCACCATCGCGGCCACGGGTCCCGTGGCCGAGGTGACCGGCCGGGCCATGGCCGCCATCGAGGGCAAGGCCGGGGCCGGGTCCTGA
- the secY gene encoding preprotein translocase subunit SecY, with translation MLGAFVRAFRTPDLRNKLLFTLFILTLFRLGSVIPAPGIDSAAIRDQMEIITAGDQSGVYALVNLFSGGALLQLAVFALGVMPYITASIIINLLTVVIPRLEALKKEGQAGQSKITQYTRYLTLMLAVLQATSIVAMARTGALFQGAIPVSSYMPNQDILTLVTIVFVMTAGTCIIMWFGELITERGVGNGMSLLIFTQVVAMFPASIMSLYQERSVWIFTVICIAGLALIAAVVFMEQAQRRIPVQYAKRMVGRRMYGGSSTYIPLKVNQAGIIPVIFASSLLYLPQLLVGLLGQDSDNRVVNFISTYFLTGTHPVYMVTFFVMIVGFAFFYVAITFNPTEVADNMKKYGGFIPGIRPGRPTAEYLDFVLTRLTTPGSLYLGVIALLPMVALGATGAASANFPFGGTSILIMVGVGLDTVKQIESHLQQRNYEGFLR, from the coding sequence GTGCTAGGTGCGTTCGTTCGTGCATTCCGCACGCCCGACCTGCGTAACAAGTTGCTGTTCACACTGTTCATCCTGACGCTGTTCCGTCTGGGTTCGGTGATCCCCGCGCCGGGTATCGACTCGGCCGCGATCCGCGACCAGATGGAGATCATCACGGCGGGCGACCAGTCCGGTGTGTACGCGCTCGTCAACCTGTTCAGTGGTGGCGCCCTCCTGCAACTGGCGGTGTTCGCGCTCGGTGTGATGCCCTACATCACCGCGAGCATCATCATCAACCTGCTGACGGTGGTCATCCCCCGCCTGGAGGCCCTCAAGAAGGAGGGCCAGGCCGGGCAGAGCAAGATCACCCAGTACACCCGCTACCTGACGCTGATGCTCGCGGTCCTGCAGGCCACCAGCATCGTCGCCATGGCCCGGACGGGCGCCCTGTTCCAGGGGGCCATCCCGGTCAGCTCCTACATGCCCAACCAGGACATCCTCACCCTGGTGACCATCGTCTTCGTGATGACCGCCGGTACCTGCATCATCATGTGGTTCGGCGAGCTCATCACCGAGCGCGGCGTGGGCAACGGTATGTCGCTGCTGATCTTCACCCAGGTCGTCGCGATGTTCCCCGCCTCGATCATGAGCCTCTACCAGGAGCGCTCGGTCTGGATCTTCACGGTCATCTGCATCGCGGGCCTGGCCCTGATCGCGGCCGTGGTGTTCATGGAGCAGGCCCAGCGCCGCATCCCGGTCCAGTACGCCAAGCGCATGGTGGGCCGCCGGATGTACGGGGGCAGCTCGACCTACATCCCCCTCAAGGTGAACCAGGCGGGCATCATCCCCGTGATCTTCGCCTCCTCGCTGCTGTACCTCCCGCAGCTCCTGGTCGGCCTCCTGGGCCAGGACTCGGACAACCGCGTGGTGAACTTCATCTCCACGTACTTCCTCACCGGTACACACCCCGTGTACATGGTGACCTTCTTCGTGATGATCGTCGGTTTCGCGTTCTTCTACGTCGCGATTACCTTCAACCCCACTGAGGTCGCCGACAACATGAAGAAGTACGGTGGTTTCATCCCGGGTATCCGACCAGGGCGTCCGACCGCCGAGTATCTCGACTTCGTGCTCACCCGGCTGACGACTCCCGGCTCTCTGTACCTGGGTGTGATCGCTCTGCTGCCGATGGTCGCCCTGGGCGCCACCGGCGCCGCCAGCGCCAACTTCCCGTTCGGCGGTACGAGCATCCTGATCATGGTCGGTGTCGGGCTGGACACGGTGAAGCAGATCGAGAGTCACCTCCAGCAGAGGAACTACGAAGGTTTTCTGCGATAA
- the rplO gene encoding 50S ribosomal protein L15, with the protein MSDYNPDELLKLHHLRPAPGANKAKIRKGRGEASKGKTAGRGTKGTKARNTVRPGFEGGQMPLIRRVPKLKGFSNARFKKTYQVVNLDKLSELFPEGGEVTVATLVAKGAVRKNELVKVLGTGEITVAVQVSADAFSASAKEKITAAGGTVTEL; encoded by the coding sequence ATGAGCGACTACAACCCCGACGAGCTGCTCAAGCTGCACCACCTGCGGCCCGCCCCGGGCGCCAACAAGGCCAAGATCCGCAAGGGTCGCGGCGAGGCGTCCAAGGGCAAGACCGCCGGTCGCGGCACCAAGGGCACCAAGGCTCGTAACACCGTCCGCCCCGGCTTCGAGGGCGGGCAGATGCCCCTCATCCGCCGGGTGCCCAAGCTCAAGGGCTTCAGCAACGCCAGGTTCAAGAAGACCTACCAGGTCGTCAACCTGGACAAGCTGAGCGAGCTGTTCCCGGAGGGCGGCGAGGTCACCGTGGCCACGCTGGTCGCCAAGGGCGCCGTTCGCAAGAACGAGCTCGTCAAGGTGCTGGGCACCGGTGAGATCACCGTCGCCGTGCAGGTGAGCGCTGACGCGTTCTCCGCCTCGGCGAAGGAGAAGATCACCGCGGCCGGTGGCACCGTCACCGAGCTGTAG
- the rpmD gene encoding 50S ribosomal protein L30 — translation MAKLKITQTRSKIGGKKKQHAALQSLGLGRIGKSTVREDRPEVRGQLMIVSHLVTVEEVAE, via the coding sequence ATGGCCAAGCTCAAGATCACGCAGACCCGTTCCAAGATCGGCGGCAAGAAGAAGCAGCACGCTGCTCTGCAGTCGCTGGGCCTGGGCCGGATCGGCAAGTCCACCGTCCGTGAGGACCGTCCCGAGGTGCGCGGCCAGCTCATGATCGTCTCGCACCTGGTCACTGTCGAGGAGGTCGCGGAATGA
- the rpsE gene encoding 30S ribosomal protein S5: protein MAAAPRRGAGGERRDRRDDRRGGAADKGVSYIEKVVTINRVAKVVKGGRRFSFTALVVVGDGNGMVGVGYGKAKEVPAAIAKGVEEAKKNFFRVPRIQGTITHRVQGEAAAGVVLLRPAAPGTGVIAGGPVRAVLECAGIHDILSKSLGSSNPLNIVHATVAALKGLNQPEEIAARRGLPIEDVAPAAMLRARAEAKAGA from the coding sequence ATGGCTGCAGCACCGCGGCGCGGCGCCGGTGGCGAGCGGCGTGATCGCCGTGACGATCGCCGCGGCGGCGCCGCAGACAAGGGTGTCTCCTACATCGAGAAGGTCGTGACCATCAACCGGGTCGCGAAGGTCGTCAAGGGCGGCCGTCGCTTCTCCTTCACCGCCCTGGTCGTCGTCGGCGACGGCAACGGCATGGTCGGTGTGGGTTACGGCAAGGCCAAGGAGGTCCCGGCCGCGATCGCCAAGGGTGTCGAGGAGGCGAAGAAGAACTTCTTCCGCGTCCCCCGCATCCAGGGCACGATCACGCACCGGGTCCAGGGTGAGGCCGCCGCCGGCGTCGTCCTGCTCCGTCCGGCCGCCCCGGGTACCGGTGTCATCGCCGGCGGCCCCGTGCGCGCCGTCCTGGAGTGCGCCGGCATCCACGACATCCTGAGCAAGTCGCTCGGGTCGTCCAACCCGCTGAACATCGTGCACGCCACGGTCGCCGCGCTCAAGGGGCTCAACCAGCCCGAGGAGATCGCCGCCCGCCGTGGCCTGCCGATCGAGGACGTCGCCCCGGCCGCCATGCTGCGCGCTCGTGCTGAGGCGAAGGCAGGAGCCTGA
- the rplR gene encoding 50S ribosomal protein L18, with translation MGITVARKRTAKRATSRARRQFRVRKKIFGTAERPRLAVFRSSKHIVAQVIDDTKGHTLVAASSVETDLRSFEGTKSDKSAQVGRLIAERAKAAGVTTVVFDRGGFQYAGRIAKLADAAREGGLEF, from the coding sequence ATGGGTATCACCGTGGCCCGCAAGCGGACCGCCAAGCGCGCGACCTCGCGTGCGCGCCGCCAGTTCCGCGTCCGCAAGAAGATCTTCGGCACCGCCGAGCGTCCGCGCCTGGCCGTGTTCCGCTCCTCCAAGCACATCGTCGCCCAGGTCATCGACGACACCAAGGGTCACACCCTGGTCGCGGCCTCCAGCGTCGAGACGGACCTGCGCTCCTTCGAGGGCACCAAGTCGGACAAGTCCGCGCAGGTCGGCCGCCTCATCGCGGAGCGTGCGAAGGCCGCCGGCGTCACCACCGTGGTCTTCGACCGCGGCGGGTTCCAGTACGCCGGCCGGATCGCCAAGCTCGCCGACGCGGCGCGCGAGGGCGGGCTGGAGTTCTAG
- the rplF gene encoding 50S ribosomal protein L6 has protein sequence MSRIGRLPISAPKGVEVTINGQDVTVKGPKGELKHTVAEPITVAKDAEGVVTVSRPDDKPENRSLHGLTRALLANLVEGVSKGYAKTLEIHGVGYRVQARGSNLEFSLGYSHPVVVEPPEGITFRVEKPTLLHVEGIDKQLVGQVAANIRSLRKPDPYKAKGVRYQGEHIRRKAGKAGK, from the coding sequence ATGTCGCGTATCGGTCGACTGCCGATCTCGGCCCCCAAGGGCGTCGAAGTCACGATTAACGGGCAAGACGTCACTGTCAAGGGGCCGAAGGGCGAACTCAAGCACACCGTCGCCGAGCCGATCACCGTCGCGAAGGACGCCGAAGGCGTCGTCACGGTGTCCCGCCCGGACGACAAGCCGGAGAACCGCTCGCTGCACGGGCTGACCCGTGCGCTGCTGGCGAACCTGGTCGAGGGTGTCTCCAAGGGGTACGCCAAGACCCTGGAGATCCACGGCGTCGGTTACCGCGTCCAGGCCCGCGGCTCCAACCTGGAGTTCTCGCTGGGCTACAGCCACCCCGTCGTGGTGGAGCCCCCGGAGGGCATCACCTTCCGCGTCGAGAAGCCCACGCTCCTCCACGTGGAGGGCATCGACAAGCAGCTCGTGGGTCAGGTCGCGGCGAACATCCGCAGTCTGCGCAAGCCCGACCCGTACAAGGCCAAGGGCGTGCGGTACCAGGGTGAGCACATCCGCCGCAAGGCCGGAAAGGCTGGTAAGTAG
- the rpsH gene encoding 30S ribosomal protein S8, with amino-acid sequence MTMTDPIADMLTRLRNANSAYHDTVAMPYSKIKAHIAEILQQEGFIQGWRSEDAQVGKNLVLDLKYGPTRERSIAGIRRVSKPGLRVYAKKENLPRVLGGLGVAIISTSGGLMTDKQAKKNGVGGEVLAYVW; translated from the coding sequence ATGACAATGACCGACCCGATCGCAGACATGTTGACGCGTCTGCGTAACGCGAATTCGGCTTACCACGACACCGTGGCCATGCCGTATTCCAAGATCAAGGCGCACATCGCCGAGATCCTCCAGCAGGAGGGCTTCATTCAGGGCTGGCGGAGCGAGGACGCCCAGGTGGGCAAGAACCTCGTCCTGGACCTGAAGTACGGCCCCACCCGGGAGCGTTCGATCGCGGGCATCCGACGGGTCTCCAAGCCCGGTCTGCGGGTGTACGCCAAGAAGGAGAACCTGCCCCGGGTCCTCGGGGGCCTCGGCGTGGCGATCATTTCGACGTCCGGCGGCCTGATGACCGACAAGCAGGCCAAGAAGAACGGCGTTGGCGGCGAAGTCCTCGCCTACGTCTGGTAA
- a CDS encoding type Z 30S ribosomal protein S14, which yields MAKKALIAKAQRKPKFGVRAYTRCSRCGRPRAVFRKFGLCRICFREMAHRGELPGITKSSW from the coding sequence ATGGCTAAGAAGGCTCTGATCGCCAAGGCGCAGCGGAAGCCGAAGTTCGGCGTTCGCGCGTATACTCGATGCTCGCGGTGCGGTCGCCCGCGCGCCGTCTTCCGGAAGTTCGGCCTGTGCCGTATCTGCTTCCGCGAGATGGCCCACCGGGGCGAGCTGCCCGGTATCACCAAGTCGAGCTGGTAG
- the rplE gene encoding 50S ribosomal protein L5: MTVTNDITAPPMPRLKEKYRNEIVPALKDEHGITNIMQVPGLTKIVVNMGVGEAARDAKLIQGAIADLSAITGQKPRINRAKNSIAQFKLREGQPIGASVTLRGDRMWEFLDRLLSLALPRIRDFRGLSPKQFDGNGNYTFGLTEQVMFHEVDPDKVDRVRGMDITVVTSAINDDQGRSLLKRLGFPFKEA; encoded by the coding sequence ATGACGGTTACCAACGACATCACGGCCCCGCCGATGCCGCGGCTCAAGGAGAAGTACCGGAACGAGATCGTTCCGGCCCTCAAGGACGAGCACGGCATCACCAACATCATGCAGGTCCCCGGTCTGACGAAGATCGTGGTCAACATGGGTGTCGGTGAGGCGGCGCGTGACGCCAAGCTCATCCAGGGCGCGATCGCCGACCTGTCGGCGATCACCGGGCAGAAGCCGCGGATCAACCGGGCGAAGAACTCCATCGCGCAGTTCAAGCTGCGCGAGGGCCAGCCGATCGGCGCCAGCGTCACGCTGCGCGGCGACCGGATGTGGGAGTTCCTCGACCGGCTGCTCTCCCTGGCGCTGCCCCGGATCCGGGACTTCCGTGGCCTTTCCCCGAAGCAGTTCGACGGGAACGGCAACTACACCTTCGGTCTGACCGAGCAGGTCATGTTCCACGAGGTGGACCCGGACAAGGTCGACCGCGTGCGTGGGATGGACATCACCGTCGTCACCAGCGCGATCAACGACGACCAGGGCCGCAGCCTGCTCAAGCGGCTCGGTTTCCCGTTCAAGGAAGCCTGA
- the rplX gene encoding 50S ribosomal protein L24 — translation MKIKSGDEVIVIAGKDKGATGKVVKALPKEDRVVVEGVNLVKKHRKANPAGGQQGEVVTKEAPIHVSNVALVEDGKAARVGYRFEEDGTKVRVSRRTGKDI, via the coding sequence ATGAAGATCAAATCTGGCGACGAGGTCATCGTCATCGCCGGCAAGGACAAGGGTGCCACGGGCAAGGTCGTCAAGGCCCTGCCCAAGGAGGACCGTGTCGTCGTCGAGGGCGTCAACCTGGTCAAGAAGCACAGGAAGGCCAACCCGGCGGGCGGCCAGCAGGGCGAGGTCGTCACCAAGGAGGCCCCGATCCACGTGAGCAACGTCGCGCTCGTGGAAGACGGCAAGGCCGCCCGGGTGGGCTACCGCTTCGAGGAAGACGGAACCAAGGTTCGGGTCTCCCGCCGCACCGGTAAGGACATCTGA
- the rplN gene encoding 50S ribosomal protein L14 — MIQQESRLKVADNTGAKEILTIRVLGGSGRRYAGIGDTIVATVKDALPGAGVKKGDVVKAVVVRTVKERRRPDGSYIRFDENAAVLIKDGGDPRGTRIFGPVGRELRDKKYMRIISLAPEVL, encoded by the coding sequence GTGATTCAGCAGGAGTCGCGACTCAAGGTCGCCGACAACACGGGTGCGAAGGAGATTCTCACCATCCGTGTTCTCGGTGGCTCGGGTCGGCGCTACGCCGGGATCGGCGACACGATCGTCGCCACGGTGAAGGACGCCCTGCCTGGCGCTGGAGTCAAGAAGGGCGACGTCGTCAAGGCCGTTGTCGTGCGCACCGTCAAGGAGCGCCGCCGGCCCGACGGCTCCTACATCCGCTTCGATGAGAACGCTGCCGTGCTCATCAAGGACGGTGGGGACCCGCGAGGCACCCGTATCTTCGGCCCGGTGGGCCGCGAGCTGCGGGACAAGAAGTACATGCGCATCATTTCGCTTGCGCCGGAGGTGCTGTAG
- the rpsQ gene encoding 30S ribosomal protein S17, translated as MSENQTEARSYRKVREGYVVSDKMDKTVVVEVEDRVKHALYGKVIRRTTKYKAHDEANSCGVGDRVRVMETRPLSATKRWRVVEILEKAK; from the coding sequence ATGAGTGAGAACCAGACCGAGGCTCGCAGCTACCGCAAGGTGCGCGAGGGCTACGTCGTCAGCGACAAGATGGACAAGACCGTCGTCGTCGAGGTCGAGGACCGTGTGAAGCACGCCCTTTACGGCAAGGTCATCCGCCGTACGACCAAGTACAAGGCGCACGACGAGGCGAACTCCTGCGGCGTCGGCGACCGCGTCCGGGTCATGGAGACGCGGCCGCTCTCTGCGACGAAGCGTTGGCGCGTCGTGGAGATCCTGGAGAAGGCTAAGTAA
- the rpmC gene encoding 50S ribosomal protein L29 encodes MAKSVTAQELRDQSVEDLAEKLKEAKAELFNLRFQAATGQLDNHSRLRTVKREIARIYTILREHELGIAPLSGESAQESKEAAE; translated from the coding sequence ATGGCCAAGTCCGTGACTGCCCAGGAGCTCCGCGACCAGTCCGTCGAGGACCTGGCCGAGAAGCTGAAGGAAGCCAAGGCCGAGCTCTTCAACCTCCGCTTCCAGGCCGCGACCGGTCAGCTCGACAACCACAGCCGACTGCGCACCGTCAAGCGCGAGATCGCGCGGATCTACACGATCCTGCGCGAGCACGAGCTGGGTATCGCCCCGCTGTCTGGTGAGTCGGCGCAGGAGTCGAAGGAAGCAGCCGAATGA
- the rplP gene encoding 50S ribosomal protein L16, with the protein MLIPRKVKYRKQHHPDLRGKAKGGTTVNFGEFGIQALESAYVTNRQIESARIAMTRHIKRGGKVWINIFPDRPLTKKPAEVRMGSGKGSPEWWVAPVKPGRVMFELSGVPEDIAKEAMRRAMHKLPMKCKFVKREGE; encoded by the coding sequence GTGCTTATTCCTCGTAAGGTCAAGTACCGCAAGCAGCACCACCCGGACCTGCGCGGCAAGGCCAAGGGCGGCACGACCGTCAACTTCGGTGAGTTCGGCATCCAGGCTCTGGAGTCGGCTTACGTGACCAACCGGCAGATCGAGTCCGCTCGTATCGCCATGACGCGTCACATCAAGCGTGGCGGCAAGGTCTGGATCAACATCTTCCCGGACCGCCCGCTGACGAAGAAGCCCGCCGAGGTCCGCATGGGTTCCGGTAAGGGTTCCCCGGAGTGGTGGGTCGCGCCGGTCAAGCCCGGTCGTGTGATGTTCGAGCTGTCGGGCGTGCCCGAGGACATCGCCAAGGAGGCGATGCGCCGTGCCATGCACAAGCTCCCGATGAAGTGCAAGTTCGTTAAGCGGGAGGGGGAGTGA
- the rpsC gene encoding 30S ribosomal protein S3, which produces MGQKVNPHGFRLGVTTDFKSRWYADKSYKDYVKEDVAIRRMLTRGMERAGISKVEIERTRDRVRVDVYTARPGIVIGRRGVEADRIRTDLEKLTSKQVQLNVFEVKNPEIDAQLVAQGVAEQLSSRVAFRRAMRKAMQSAIKSGAKGIRIQCGGRLGGAEMSRSEFYREGRVPLHTLRADIDYGFFEARTTFGRIGVKVWIYKGDAPATRAEREAAQAAQRSAGGGGGGGGQRRERPQRRRRGGAAGGGQPQNAEAKAPAESAQSEGS; this is translated from the coding sequence GTGGGGCAGAAGGTTAACCCGCACGGGTTCCGCCTCGGCGTCACCACCGACTTCAAGAGCCGCTGGTACGCCGACAAGTCCTACAAGGACTACGTCAAGGAAGACGTCGCGATCCGCCGCATGCTGACCCGCGGCATGGAGCGCGCCGGCATCTCCAAGGTCGAGATCGAGCGCACCCGCGACCGCGTCCGCGTCGACGTCTACACCGCCCGGCCGGGCATCGTCATCGGCCGCCGCGGCGTGGAGGCCGACCGCATCCGGACCGACCTCGAGAAGCTGACCTCCAAGCAGGTCCAGCTGAACGTCTTCGAGGTCAAGAACCCGGAGATCGACGCGCAGCTGGTCGCCCAGGGCGTCGCCGAGCAGCTGAGCAGCCGCGTGGCCTTCCGCCGCGCGATGCGCAAGGCCATGCAGAGCGCGATCAAGTCCGGTGCCAAGGGCATCCGGATCCAGTGCGGTGGCCGTCTGGGCGGGGCCGAGATGTCCCGCTCGGAGTTCTACCGCGAGGGTCGCGTGCCGCTGCACACCCTGCGCGCCGACATCGACTACGGCTTCTTCGAGGCCCGTACGACCTTCGGCCGCATCGGTGTGAAGGTCTGGATCTACAAGGGTGACGCTCCGGCCACCCGCGCCGAGCGCGAGGCGGCCCAGGCCGCGCAGCGCTCCGCCGGCGGTGGCGGTGGCGGCGGCGGTCAGCGCCGCGAGCGCCCGCAGCGCCGTCGTCGCGGCGGTGCCGCCGGTGGCGGTCAGCCGCAGAACGCCGAGGCCAAGGCCCCGGCCGAGTCCGCTCAGTCCGAGGGGAGCTGA
- the rplV gene encoding 50S ribosomal protein L22: MGTRAQARFVRVTPRKARRVVDLIRGLPADEAQAVLRFAPQSASEPVGKVLASAIANAEHNDKLDRESLVVEGAWVDEGPTLKRIRPRGFGRAFRVTKRTSHITVVVAERSGASSKTKERTR; encoded by the coding sequence ATGGGAACGAGGGCACAGGCACGGTTCGTCCGTGTTACGCCCCGAAAGGCCCGCCGGGTGGTGGACCTTATTCGCGGGTTGCCCGCTGACGAGGCACAGGCGGTGCTCCGGTTCGCGCCCCAGTCGGCGAGCGAGCCTGTTGGCAAGGTACTGGCCAGTGCCATCGCCAACGCTGAGCACAACGACAAGCTGGACCGCGAGTCGCTGGTCGTCGAGGGCGCCTGGGTGGACGAGGGTCCGACCCTGAAGCGCATTCGACCCCGTGGCTTCGGCCGGGCCTTCCGAGTCACCAAGCGTACGAGCCACATCACCGTGGTCGTCGCCGAGCGCTCGGGCGCCTCGTCCAAGACCAAGGAAAGGACCCGATAG
- the rpsS gene encoding 30S ribosomal protein S19, with protein MPRSLKKGPFVDDHLLKKVESQNEANTKNVIKTWSRRSMIIPEMIGHTIAVHDGRKHVPVFVSESMVGHKLGEFAPTRTFRSHVKEDRRSRR; from the coding sequence ATGCCACGTAGCCTGAAGAAGGGCCCGTTCGTCGACGACCACCTTCTCAAGAAGGTGGAGTCGCAGAACGAGGCCAACACCAAGAACGTCATCAAGACGTGGTCCCGTCGGTCCATGATCATCCCCGAGATGATCGGCCACACCATCGCCGTCCACGACGGTCGCAAGCACGTCCCCGTGTTCGTGTCCGAGTCCATGGTCGGCCACAAGCTCGGCGAGTTCGCTCCCACGCGTACTTTCCGCAGCCACGTCAAGGAAGACCGCCGTAGCCGCCGTTAG